A window of the Haloarcula litorea genome harbors these coding sequences:
- a CDS encoding bifunctional metallophosphatase/5'-nucleotidase, translating into MGPRLVHYSDVENAYDTPDRIGRLADTLVDLDGPDAVLVGTGDNTGPGVLSLVTNGRQSLDLFGAVDPEFDTFGNHDFDHGLDATRSVVERSPQTWLTANVEHGGERFLSGETAPWALREVDGTRVGFTGVTTADGANPSADPLTFTDPFAAVGDAAGALRERGAELVVVLSHLGDEDDRLARRCDVDVVLGGHVHERRVARVEGALLARPGSNGHTVVEVDLGGAEPTAAFRDTTDATPHEGVAAAIEGRLAEAGLDDVVGHVADPIDRERIDTYGGESRIGNFVADAYRWATGADVGLQNGGGVRSDEEPLAGDVTVADLISVVPFEEPVVVARITGAELRQLCREGSGLVSDFGRESWWNAHLSGLSVVWDRESRTVESLTVGGEPVADGETYTVATTDYLLHTSREFPVLTESHRVDAHDTQYEVLADYARAEGIDPEVTGRVTRR; encoded by the coding sequence ATGGGTCCCCGACTCGTCCACTACTCGGACGTGGAGAACGCCTACGACACCCCCGACCGAATCGGGCGACTGGCCGACACGCTCGTCGACCTCGACGGGCCCGACGCCGTGCTGGTCGGGACCGGCGACAACACCGGGCCGGGCGTCCTCTCGCTTGTCACGAACGGCCGACAGTCACTCGACCTCTTCGGGGCCGTCGACCCCGAGTTCGACACCTTCGGGAACCACGACTTCGATCACGGCCTCGACGCGACCCGGAGCGTCGTCGAACGGTCCCCACAGACCTGGCTCACCGCGAACGTCGAACACGGCGGCGAGCGGTTCCTGTCCGGGGAGACGGCCCCCTGGGCGCTCCGGGAGGTCGACGGGACACGCGTCGGGTTCACCGGCGTCACGACGGCGGACGGTGCCAACCCCTCGGCGGACCCGCTGACGTTCACCGACCCCTTCGCCGCCGTCGGCGACGCCGCGGGCGCGCTCCGGGAACGCGGGGCCGAACTGGTCGTCGTCCTCTCGCACCTCGGCGACGAGGACGACCGCCTGGCCCGCCGCTGTGACGTCGACGTGGTGCTCGGCGGCCACGTCCACGAGCGCCGGGTCGCACGCGTCGAGGGGGCGCTGCTGGCCCGGCCCGGGTCGAACGGCCACACCGTCGTCGAGGTCGACCTCGGCGGGGCGGAACCGACCGCCGCGTTCCGTGACACGACGGACGCGACACCACACGAGGGCGTCGCCGCAGCGATCGAGGGTCGCCTCGCGGAAGCGGGCCTCGACGACGTAGTGGGTCACGTCGCCGACCCCATCGACCGTGAGCGGATAGACACGTACGGCGGGGAGAGCCGGATCGGGAACTTCGTCGCCGACGCCTACCGCTGGGCGACCGGGGCCGACGTCGGCCTCCAGAACGGCGGCGGTGTCCGCTCCGACGAGGAACCGCTCGCCGGCGACGTCACCGTCGCCGACCTGATCTCGGTCGTCCCCTTCGAGGAGCCGGTCGTCGTGGCTCGGATCACCGGCGCGGAGCTCCGGCAGCTCTGCCGCGAGGGGAGCGGGCTCGTCTCCGACTTCGGCCGCGAGTCCTGGTGGAACGCCCACCTCAGCGGCCTCTCGGTCGTCTGGGACCGGGAGTCCCGGACCGTCGAGTCGCTGACGGTCGGCGGCGAGCCCGTGGCCGACGGCGAGACCTACACGGTCGCGACGACGGACTACCTGTTACACACCTCGCGGGAGTTCCCGGTCCTGACCGAGTCCCACCGGGTCGACGCCCACGACACGCAGTACGAGGTGCTGGCCGACTACGCGCGAGCCGAGGGGATCGACCCCGAGGTGACCGGGCGCGTGACTCGTCGCTAG
- a CDS encoding universal stress protein — protein MPQVVVPVRYPLSENSRATLAKAVQLADEREADLTVLHVNLYQNNHRVSRAQLKTAVEDAFGHVPRTRYVVRSGMLVEETILDEVAAQDADVVVIGEKQVGRWRSMIRRLVDDPDIERFLREELDCDVVTVAPDDQPPESVPSGSSEP, from the coding sequence ATGCCGCAGGTCGTCGTTCCGGTCAGGTACCCCCTCTCGGAGAACTCCCGCGCGACGCTGGCGAAGGCCGTCCAGCTGGCCGACGAACGGGAGGCGGACCTGACCGTCCTCCACGTCAATCTCTACCAGAACAACCACCGCGTCTCCCGCGCGCAACTGAAGACGGCGGTCGAAGACGCGTTCGGGCACGTCCCCCGGACCCGCTACGTCGTCCGCTCGGGGATGCTCGTCGAGGAGACGATCCTCGACGAGGTGGCCGCACAGGACGCCGACGTCGTCGTCATCGGCGAGAAACAGGTCGGTCGCTGGCGGTCGATGATCCGCCGGCTCGTCGACGACCCCGACATCGAGCGGTTCCTGCGGGAGGAACTCGACTGCGACGTCGTCACCGTCGCCCCCGACGATCAGCCCCCGGAGTCGGTCCCCTCGGGCTCGTCGGAGCCCTGA
- a CDS encoding mechanosensitive ion channel family protein — MRSGPARLLQATPTDQPIAGLYDWLPVDVPPWAARALSAVIVVVLALVVSRLLVQLLGRRVAQRFRRPSVTRTVLRSIRAGVYVLAVFAVLNIYGLGIGDIGLSVAVFSAVIGVILAPIVGSFISGVFLLADQPYEIGDMIELADRNQRGFVEDITLRHTKVFTLDNTFLVLPNGMMRDRDVINYSAEDPRTRLTLDVQVTYESDIPEARKLIERAARKVDNVIEGGPDIRVGAARYPAAPTVYINEFADHGVLLTLRYWVTEPYKLLASRSKVQTNVWEALEDADVEIAYPHSHLYFDETSGEMQVSVAERDRLRPAGQGSDEPEGTDSGG, encoded by the coding sequence ATGCGTTCAGGCCCCGCTCGGCTGCTGCAGGCGACCCCGACCGACCAGCCTATCGCGGGGCTGTACGACTGGCTCCCGGTGGACGTCCCGCCGTGGGCCGCGCGGGCGCTCTCGGCCGTCATCGTCGTCGTCCTGGCACTCGTCGTCTCGCGGCTCCTCGTGCAGTTGCTCGGGCGGCGAGTCGCACAGCGGTTCCGACGCCCCAGCGTCACCCGGACGGTGCTGCGGAGCATCCGTGCCGGGGTCTACGTCCTCGCCGTCTTCGCGGTCCTGAACATCTACGGGCTGGGCATCGGCGACATCGGGCTCTCGGTGGCCGTCTTCTCGGCCGTCATCGGTGTCATCCTCGCGCCCATCGTCGGGAGCTTCATTTCGGGCGTGTTCCTGCTGGCCGACCAGCCCTACGAGATCGGCGACATGATCGAACTCGCCGACCGGAACCAGCGGGGGTTCGTCGAGGACATCACGCTCCGGCACACCAAGGTGTTCACCCTCGACAACACCTTCCTCGTCCTCCCGAACGGGATGATGCGGGACCGGGACGTGATCAACTACTCCGCCGAGGACCCGCGGACGCGGCTGACGCTGGACGTCCAGGTCACCTACGAGAGCGACATCCCCGAGGCCCGGAAGCTCATCGAGCGGGCGGCCAGAAAGGTGGACAACGTCATCGAGGGCGGCCCGGACATCCGCGTCGGTGCCGCGCGATACCCCGCCGCCCCGACGGTCTACATCAACGAGTTCGCCGACCACGGCGTCCTGCTGACGCTGCGGTACTGGGTGACCGAGCCGTACAAGCTCCTGGCGTCCCGCTCGAAGGTCCAGACCAACGTCTGGGAGGCCCTCGAGGACGCGGACGTGGAGATCGCCTACCCACACTCGCACCTGTACTTCGACGAGACCAGCGGCGAGATGCAGGTGTCGGTCGCCGAGCGGGACCGCCTGAGACCGGCCGGTCAGGGCTCCGACGAGCCCGAGGGGACCGACTCCGGGGGCTGA
- a CDS encoding proteasome assembly chaperone family protein — MGAADSPRFELTGDPPAVDTLVVGFTEYGLAGLTAVDYLTDRLPMEEVGYLAGAGPPSITPFEAGQPRHHTRVCVDDESSLGVVVGERLVPPTEAAAFADAVDGLWRALEPASLTVLSGVPVAHGPEDHVPFYIATEDYRERYLADTDVRPMGTGFLDGVAAELVARGISDDDRPVGVFTTPAHPQAPDAAAAIRLVDAVSTAHDLAVDTGPLESFAADVEAQYRALAERVEAAREERQPDDRMYM; from the coding sequence ATGGGTGCTGCCGACTCACCACGGTTCGAACTGACCGGCGACCCGCCGGCCGTCGACACGCTCGTCGTCGGGTTCACCGAGTACGGGCTCGCCGGCCTGACCGCCGTCGACTACCTCACCGACCGACTCCCGATGGAGGAGGTCGGCTACCTCGCCGGTGCCGGCCCGCCCTCGATCACCCCGTTCGAGGCGGGCCAACCCCGTCACCACACGCGGGTCTGCGTCGACGACGAGTCGTCGCTGGGGGTCGTCGTCGGCGAGCGACTGGTCCCGCCGACCGAGGCCGCCGCCTTCGCCGACGCCGTCGACGGCCTGTGGCGCGCCCTCGAACCGGCGAGCCTGACGGTCCTGTCCGGCGTCCCGGTCGCACACGGGCCGGAGGACCACGTCCCGTTCTACATCGCGACCGAGGACTACCGCGAGCGCTACCTCGCCGACACCGACGTCCGACCGATGGGGACGGGCTTCCTCGACGGCGTCGCCGCCGAACTCGTCGCTCGCGGGATCTCCGACGACGACCGGCCGGTGGGCGTGTTCACGACGCCGGCCCATCCGCAGGCCCCCGACGCCGCCGCGGCCATCCGCCTGGTCGACGCGGTGTCGACCGCCCACGACCTCGCCGTCGACACCGGGCCGCTCGAATCGTTCGCGGCCGACGTGGAGGCCCAGTACCGGGCGCTGGCCGAACGCGTCGAGGCCGCTCGCGAGGAGCGCCAGCCCGACGACCGGATGTACATGTAG
- a CDS encoding translation initiation factor eIF-2B has protein sequence MIDETVEEIEEMQTSSSSVVAVKAAEALRSLTDREFPTVEEYVRTLERNSRALTRANPSHASLHTTQREIVTAVTEADPTDVTTAKRLTVEAVDTVVEEVEAAKDRAAARAADLIADDDTLLTHDFSTTVATAIDDAVAAGSSFEVYVTESRPRFLGRKTARRLSERDEVDVTLIVDSAAGHYLSECDRVLVGMDCIVEDTLYNRVGTYPIAATAADHGVPVTVVGSAAKFVDGAFAFENEFRSPAEVMREPAEGFAVANPAYDATPTRLLDSVVTDEGVEEY, from the coding sequence ATGATCGACGAGACGGTCGAGGAGATCGAGGAGATGCAGACGAGCAGTTCCTCGGTTGTCGCGGTGAAGGCCGCGGAGGCGCTCCGGTCGCTGACCGACCGGGAGTTCCCGACGGTCGAGGAGTACGTCCGCACGCTGGAGCGCAACAGCCGCGCACTCACCCGGGCCAACCCCTCTCACGCGTCGCTGCACACGACACAGCGTGAGATCGTCACGGCGGTGACAGAGGCCGATCCGACCGACGTGACCACCGCCAAGCGACTCACCGTCGAGGCGGTCGACACCGTCGTCGAGGAGGTGGAGGCGGCGAAGGATCGGGCGGCCGCGCGGGCGGCCGACCTCATCGCCGACGACGACACGCTGCTGACACACGACTTCTCGACGACGGTCGCGACGGCCATCGACGACGCCGTGGCGGCGGGCAGCAGTTTCGAGGTGTACGTCACGGAGTCCCGCCCGCGGTTCCTCGGCCGCAAGACGGCACGCCGACTGTCCGAGCGAGACGAGGTCGACGTGACGCTGATCGTCGACAGCGCCGCCGGCCACTACCTCTCGGAGTGTGACCGCGTCCTCGTCGGGATGGACTGTATCGTCGAAGACACGCTGTACAACCGCGTCGGCACCTATCCGATCGCGGCGACCGCGGCGGACCACGGCGTCCCGGTCACGGTCGTCGGCTCCGCGGCGAAGTTCGTCGACGGCGCGTTCGCCTTCGAGAACGAGTTCCGCTCGCCCGCCGAGGTGATGCGCGAACCGGCGGAGGGATTCGCGGTCGCGAACCCGGCCTACGACGCGACGCCGACGCGGTTGCTCGACTCGGTCGTCACGGACGAGGGCGTCGAGGAGTACTGA
- a CDS encoding type IV pilin, translating into MTRSLGDARAMSESIGVAVLVGMTVVVTAMVGVNVLVADTDSGGVEGSFSYDYVEDSELLVVTYADGDPLAAGNVRFEGPRDAGASWAALSGRNNSSTVEPGDIAQLSSGNAYGQRVSAGDTIVIYYNTSANSTKLDEWSGN; encoded by the coding sequence ATGACACGGTCTCTCGGCGACGCCAGGGCGATGTCCGAGTCCATCGGCGTCGCGGTCCTCGTCGGGATGACGGTCGTCGTGACGGCGATGGTCGGCGTGAACGTCCTCGTCGCCGACACCGACAGCGGCGGGGTAGAGGGGAGCTTCAGCTACGACTACGTCGAGGACAGCGAACTCCTCGTCGTGACCTACGCCGACGGCGACCCGCTCGCCGCCGGCAACGTCCGGTTCGAGGGACCCCGGGACGCCGGCGCGAGCTGGGCCGCGCTGTCGGGGCGGAACAACTCCTCGACGGTCGAACCGGGCGACATCGCACAGCTGAGCAGCGGCAACGCCTACGGGCAGCGGGTCAGCGCCGGCGACACAATCGTGATCTACTACAACACCAGCGCCAACAGCACGAAGCTGGACGAGTGGAGCGGGAACTGA
- a CDS encoding DoxX family protein, producing MQQSRVALPRSLPSGRGPAHVDYVTDGPGEVMDAIAFLADVLSDPLNAALFAVSGLVAAVALAAYLRVRPTIEDVVVLRETLAGYTDLVPWMLRLAIGLPLVGAGFQGYLFAPTVAFDPAANPGVRLLFISLGFCTLFGLATRIVSTVGLLAYGWALTVDPAVVLALEYVPVFLALLILGGGRPSADDMLQAVASTEGTYYGRVDPVHHLKEFLDDAAEPYRRYVPTILRVGMGVSFVYLGVVQKLGQPGSALLVVERYDLTAVVPVDPGLWVVGAGVTEAVVGLALIAGAFTRGAAAVSFLLFTVTLFGLPDDPVLAHVALFGIASAVFTMGAGPLSLDERFGRPALGEAPVAPAAD from the coding sequence ATGCAGCAGTCCCGCGTGGCCCTCCCGCGCTCACTACCGAGCGGCCGTGGTCCCGCCCACGTCGACTACGTCACCGACGGGCCGGGCGAGGTGATGGACGCGATCGCGTTCCTGGCGGACGTCCTCTCGGACCCGCTGAACGCCGCACTGTTCGCGGTCTCGGGGCTGGTGGCGGCCGTCGCGCTCGCCGCCTACCTCCGGGTCAGACCCACCATCGAGGACGTCGTCGTCCTGCGGGAGACGCTGGCCGGCTACACCGACCTCGTCCCGTGGATGCTCCGGCTGGCTATCGGCCTTCCGCTGGTCGGTGCCGGCTTCCAGGGGTACCTGTTCGCGCCCACCGTCGCCTTCGACCCGGCGGCGAACCCCGGCGTCCGCCTCCTGTTCATCTCGCTCGGCTTCTGCACGCTGTTCGGACTCGCCACCCGGATCGTCTCGACGGTCGGGCTGCTCGCCTACGGGTGGGCGCTGACCGTCGACCCCGCCGTCGTCCTCGCCCTGGAGTACGTCCCGGTCTTCCTCGCCCTGCTGATCCTCGGCGGCGGCAGACCCAGTGCCGACGATATGCTCCAGGCCGTCGCCAGCACCGAGGGCACCTACTACGGCCGCGTCGACCCGGTCCACCACCTGAAGGAGTTCCTCGACGACGCGGCCGAACCCTACCGACGGTACGTCCCGACGATCCTGCGGGTCGGGATGGGCGTCAGCTTCGTCTACCTCGGCGTGGTCCAGAAACTCGGCCAGCCGGGCAGCGCCCTGCTGGTCGTCGAGAGGTACGATCTCACGGCCGTCGTACCCGTCGACCCGGGGCTGTGGGTCGTCGGTGCGGGCGTCACGGAGGCCGTCGTCGGGCTCGCGCTGATCGCCGGCGCGTTCACGCGCGGAGCGGCCGCCGTCTCCTTCCTCCTGTTCACCGTGACGCTGTTCGGGCTCCCGGACGATCCGGTCCTGGCCCACGTCGCCCTGTTCGGGATCGCCTCGGCCGTGTTCACGATGGGTGCCGGCCCGCTGTCGCTCGACGAGCGCTTCGGCCGCCCGGCGCTCGGCGAGGCCCCGGTCGCCCCGGCCGCGGACTGA
- a CDS encoding DUF502 domain-containing protein — protein sequence MSDSRGPSVSSVGVRTTARQAMLTGFALTVPLLVTVLIIAFVVNSLSNVLDPVVLFLYRATGSELQPSETPEALVKVLAVLVFVVSIFAIGLVAERREGEGRIENVFDAMMERIPGVGSLYTSFDEMSEMLLDSDTQSFKEVVLVEYPTEGSYAVAFVTANTPESIEAATANDDMVTLFMPMAPNPVMGGYVIHVDSDRVFDVDMTVEEGVRSIVTSGVAIGEGSVSLPIGQQPSSAGAGHPIQAQYGHEGAMREPTPRTMERERDREEAYSDDVAPEHAETPDAVARRQRRGRDEPRDDSQPDDVESGEGTIGRDERHPADVEKGDGTIGREETRPSDLRTDEDEGN from the coding sequence ATGAGTGACTCCCGGGGCCCCAGCGTCTCCTCGGTCGGCGTTCGGACCACCGCTCGGCAGGCGATGCTGACCGGGTTCGCCCTGACGGTGCCGCTGCTGGTGACCGTACTCATCATCGCCTTCGTCGTCAACTCCCTCTCGAACGTCCTCGATCCGGTGGTGCTGTTCCTCTACCGGGCGACCGGCTCGGAGCTCCAGCCCTCCGAGACGCCCGAGGCCCTGGTGAAGGTGCTCGCCGTCCTGGTGTTCGTCGTGAGCATCTTCGCCATCGGCCTCGTCGCCGAGCGCCGGGAGGGCGAGGGGCGCATCGAGAACGTCTTCGACGCGATGATGGAGCGCATCCCGGGGGTCGGCTCGCTGTACACCAGCTTCGACGAGATGAGCGAGATGCTACTCGACAGCGACACTCAGAGCTTCAAGGAGGTGGTCCTCGTCGAGTACCCGACCGAGGGGTCCTACGCCGTCGCCTTCGTCACGGCGAACACGCCCGAGAGCATCGAGGCGGCGACCGCGAACGACGATATGGTGACGCTGTTCATGCCGATGGCCCCCAACCCCGTGATGGGTGGGTACGTCATCCACGTCGACAGCGACCGAGTCTTCGACGTTGACATGACCGTCGAGGAGGGCGTCCGCTCGATCGTCACGAGCGGCGTCGCCATCGGCGAGGGGAGCGTCAGTCTGCCGATCGGGCAGCAGCCGTCCTCGGCCGGCGCTGGTCACCCGATCCAGGCCCAGTACGGTCACGAGGGGGCGATGCGCGAGCCGACGCCCCGGACGATGGAGCGCGAACGCGACCGCGAGGAGGCCTACAGCGACGACGTCGCCCCGGAACACGCCGAGACGCCCGACGCCGTCGCGCGCCGACAGCGTCGGGGCCGCGACGAACCGCGCGACGACTCCCAGCCCGACGACGTGGAGAGCGGCGAGGGCACCATCGGTCGGGACGAGCGCCACCCGGCCGACGTGGAGAAGGGCGACGGGACGATCGGCCGGGAGGAGACGCGCCCCTCGGACCTCCGGACGGACGAAGACGAAGGGAATTAG
- a CDS encoding GNAT family N-acetyltransferase produces MSVNVETRVVERGSDEYVDAAWRLKEDIREADGVLRQRRGFFRSAYRRSTVYLYLDRTEDRLVGFAAVRRDGYILFLAVDEAYRGHGFGKRLVARVAEDHGSVTCHARATNEDALAFYRHIGFEVRRRIDNYYEDGGDAFYLKLGEDSITDKLSRLLRG; encoded by the coding sequence GTGAGCGTCAACGTCGAAACACGGGTCGTCGAACGCGGCAGCGACGAGTACGTCGACGCCGCCTGGCGACTCAAGGAGGACATCCGCGAGGCCGACGGCGTCCTCAGGCAGCGACGTGGCTTCTTCCGCAGCGCGTACCGCCGCTCGACGGTCTACCTCTACCTCGACCGGACCGAGGACCGCCTCGTCGGGTTCGCGGCGGTCCGCCGGGACGGTTACATCCTCTTTCTCGCCGTCGACGAGGCGTACCGCGGCCACGGCTTCGGGAAGCGCCTCGTCGCCCGCGTGGCCGAGGACCACGGGAGCGTCACCTGTCACGCCCGGGCCACCAACGAGGACGCGCTGGCGTTCTACAGGCACATCGGCTTCGAGGTCCGTCGGCGCATCGACAACTACTACGAGGACGGCGGCGACGCGTTCTACCTGAAGCTCGGCGAGGACAGCATCACCGACAAGCTCTCCCGGCTCCTGCGCGGATAG
- the priS gene encoding DNA primase small subunit PriS yields the protein MDDRTREYLRGRFGDYYRRASITPPPAANEREWGFIPWTEGPGETMVRHRSLLDLGDVESFLGRKKPRHVYFSAGRYDDPSASAMSDKGWRSSDLVFDLDADHLPSVVLGEDSYGEMLAKCKDALLRLLDFLEDDFGFDDLTVVFSGGRGYHVHVRDESVRGLERDARREVVDYVRGIGLEFEELVEIETVAGTAGRSSPAEKRTLPTDGGWSARAHGRLMDEVDDLLAMDEAEALDRLQSFDGIGEGKATAALNAARENYDQLAAGNIDVHSAVYQISRVLAHEAVAEQNAPIDEPVTTDTNRLIRLPGSLHGGSGLAVRRIDRDAVDAFDPLVDAVPETFRGHEITVDVTDPGLVEVGGDSFTVEGGVQSVPEYAGVFLMARGRAEKGEE from the coding sequence ATGGACGACCGGACCCGCGAGTACCTCCGTGGCCGCTTCGGCGACTACTACCGCCGGGCCTCGATAACGCCGCCCCCGGCCGCCAACGAGCGCGAGTGGGGGTTCATTCCCTGGACCGAAGGCCCCGGCGAGACGATGGTCCGGCACCGGTCGCTGCTCGATCTCGGCGACGTCGAGTCGTTCCTCGGTCGGAAGAAGCCCCGACACGTCTACTTCTCGGCGGGCCGCTACGACGACCCCAGCGCGTCGGCGATGAGCGACAAGGGGTGGCGCTCCTCGGACCTCGTCTTCGACCTGGACGCCGATCACCTGCCGTCGGTGGTGCTGGGCGAGGACAGCTACGGCGAGATGCTGGCGAAGTGCAAGGACGCCCTGCTTCGGCTGCTGGACTTCCTGGAGGACGACTTCGGCTTCGACGACCTCACCGTCGTGTTCTCCGGTGGCCGCGGCTACCACGTCCACGTCCGCGACGAGAGCGTGCGCGGCCTCGAACGCGACGCGCGCCGCGAGGTCGTCGACTACGTCCGCGGCATCGGACTGGAGTTCGAGGAACTGGTCGAGATCGAGACCGTCGCGGGCACCGCGGGCCGCTCCAGCCCCGCCGAGAAGCGGACGCTGCCGACCGACGGCGGGTGGAGCGCCCGCGCACACGGGCGGCTGATGGACGAGGTCGACGACCTGCTGGCGATGGACGAGGCCGAGGCGCTCGACCGCCTCCAGTCGTTCGACGGCATCGGCGAGGGGAAGGCCACGGCGGCGCTCAACGCCGCCCGGGAGAACTACGACCAACTGGCCGCCGGCAACATCGACGTCCACTCCGCCGTCTACCAGATCTCGCGAGTGCTCGCCCACGAGGCCGTCGCGGAACAGAACGCGCCCATCGACGAGCCGGTGACCACGGACACGAACCGCCTCATCCGGCTCCCGGGGTCGCTCCACGGCGGCAGCGGGCTGGCGGTGCGGCGGATCGACCGGGACGCCGTCGACGCGTTCGACCCGCTGGTCGACGCCGTCCCGGAGACGTTCCGCGGCCACGAGATCACCGTCGACGTGACCGACCCGGGGCTGGTCGAGGTCGGCGGGGATAGCTTTACGGTCGAGGGGGGCGTCCAGTCCGTTCCGGAGTACGCGGGCGTGTTCCTGATGGCCCGCGGCCGCGCCGAGAAGGGTGAAGAATGA
- a CDS encoding TspO/MBR family protein, producing MNVTRTRRRADALRLVAAVLLVNLVGAAPAALGGPNSAWFQSLTEPAIYPPPWLFGVVWTLLFTLLGGALFLVWRAERTRRRRLALALFVGQMALNVAWTPVFFRAQDLGAALAVVLALLVVLLPTVWAFDRVDRRAALLLVPYVGWVAFASVLNYRFLVVN from the coding sequence ATGAACGTGACACGGACTCGTCGACGGGCCGACGCCCTCCGCCTGGTCGCGGCGGTCCTGCTCGTCAACCTCGTCGGGGCCGCTCCGGCGGCGCTGGGCGGGCCGAACTCCGCGTGGTTCCAGAGCCTCACCGAGCCCGCCATCTACCCGCCGCCGTGGCTGTTCGGCGTGGTCTGGACCCTCCTGTTCACGCTCCTGGGGGGTGCGCTGTTCCTCGTCTGGCGGGCGGAACGGACGCGCCGGCGGCGGCTGGCGCTGGCGCTGTTCGTCGGACAGATGGCGCTCAACGTCGCCTGGACGCCGGTGTTCTTCCGGGCACAGGACCTCGGGGCGGCGCTGGCCGTCGTCCTGGCGCTGCTGGTGGTGTTGCTCCCCACGGTGTGGGCGTTCGATCGCGTGGACCGCCGCGCGGCCCTGCTGCTCGTGCCCTACGTCGGTTGGGTGGCCTTCGCCAGCGTCCTGAACTACCGGTTTCTCGTGGTGAACTGA
- a CDS encoding S1C family serine protease, with protein MASEQLSRRRFLAALGVAAGTAGCQSPGSPGSEHGGASATDDGTTSSAGGETRSGTEYTAVYRAVADAVASIRVYDRDGRGAGGSGFLVDGDHLVTNEHVVAGADEVYARFADTGWRPVSVVGTDVYSDLAVLRVGDPPDGVDPLSFATRDPPVGTRVVAIGNPFGLSGSVSEGIVSGVDRTLPAANNFSIADAIQTDAAVNPGNSGGPLVSLDGDVLGVINSGGGDNVGFAISAALARRVVPSLLRTGDYEHSYMGVALQSLTPLVATANGIDPASGVYIDRVLDGGPSDGVLRGSTGTETLTGTEVPVGGDVVRRLDGTPTPTRQEFSTFLALETSPGDTIAAELVRDGETRTVDLTLGERPAPG; from the coding sequence ATGGCTTCCGAGCAGCTCTCCCGGCGGCGCTTCCTCGCGGCACTCGGGGTCGCGGCGGGGACCGCCGGCTGTCAGTCCCCCGGGTCGCCGGGGAGCGAACACGGCGGGGCGTCGGCGACCGACGACGGCACCACGTCGAGCGCCGGGGGCGAGACCCGGTCGGGGACCGAGTACACGGCGGTCTACCGGGCGGTGGCCGACGCCGTCGCGTCGATCCGCGTCTACGACCGCGACGGACGCGGAGCCGGCGGCAGCGGCTTCCTCGTCGACGGCGACCACCTCGTCACGAACGAGCACGTCGTCGCCGGTGCGGACGAGGTGTACGCCCGCTTCGCCGACACCGGGTGGCGGCCGGTCTCCGTCGTCGGAACGGACGTGTACAGCGACCTCGCGGTCCTGCGAGTCGGTGATCCACCGGACGGGGTCGATCCGCTGTCGTTCGCCACCCGGGACCCGCCGGTCGGGACCCGCGTCGTCGCCATCGGGAACCCCTTCGGCCTGTCCGGCTCGGTCTCGGAGGGGATCGTCAGCGGCGTCGACAGGACCCTGCCCGCGGCCAACAACTTCTCCATCGCCGACGCGATCCAGACCGACGCGGCGGTCAACCCCGGCAACAGCGGCGGCCCGCTGGTGAGCCTCGACGGCGACGTGCTGGGCGTCATCAACTCGGGGGGCGGCGACAACGTCGGGTTCGCCATCTCCGCGGCGCTGGCACGGCGCGTGGTCCCGTCGCTCCTGCGGACCGGCGACTACGAGCACTCGTATATGGGCGTCGCCCTCCAGAGCCTGACGCCGCTGGTCGCCACGGCCAACGGGATCGACCCGGCGTCCGGCGTCTACATCGACAGGGTACTGGACGGCGGCCCGTCCGACGGCGTCCTCCGGGGGTCGACCGGGACGGAGACGCTGACCGGCACGGAGGTCCCCGTCGGCGGGGACGTGGTCCGCCGACTCGACGGCACGCCGACCCCGACCCGGCAGGAGTTCTCGACGTTCCTCGCGCTGGAGACCAGCCCCGGGGACACGATCGCCGCGGAGCTCGTTCGGGACGGCGAGACCAGGACGGTCGATCTGACGCTGGGCGAGCGGCCCGCGCCCGGGTGA